The Microcebus murinus isolate Inina chromosome 1, M.murinus_Inina_mat1.0, whole genome shotgun sequence genome includes a region encoding these proteins:
- the PDF gene encoding LOW QUALITY PROTEIN: peptide deformylase, mitochondrial (The sequence of the model RefSeq protein was modified relative to this genomic sequence to represent the inferred CDS: inserted 1 base in 1 codon), with protein HHVSRLVLGRGAPRLPDTHLCQVGDPELRPVAARVERAQLAGPALQRPVRVTRRRRRLGLSAPQLRVPPQVLALEXLEALCRARALRQMAPFPLRAFLDPGLWVLCSRLVTCPEGCESVAGFQAVQISGLDLRGEQAVWPARRWATRIVQHEVDHLQGCLFVGKMDSRTFTDIHWVEVNDQSFPVGPEAYEDQEAKPGCELGMSYLAATWYWLGSDRKW; from the exons CACCACGTGAGTCGCCtggtgctggggaggggggcgCCGCGTCTACCGGACACACACCTGTGCCAGGTCGGGGACCCGGAGCTACGCCCTGTTGCGGCCCGGGTGGAGCGGGCGCAGCTGGCAGGGCCCGCGCTGCAGCGGCCGGTGCGGGTGACGCGGCGCCGACGCCGCCTGGGGCTGAGCGCGCCGCAGCTCCGGGTGCCGCCGCAGGTGCTGGCCCTGG CCCTCGAGGCGCTCTGCCGCGCCCGCGCGCTCCGCCAGATGGCGCCCTTCCCGCTGCGCGCGTTCCTGGACCCCGGCCTGTGGGTGCTGTGCAGTCGCCTGGTCACCTGTCCCGAGGGCTGCGAGAGCGTCGCTGGCTTCCAAGCGGTGCAGATCTCAGGGCTGGACCTCAGAGGAGAGCAGGCGGTGTGGCCGGCCAGGCGCTGGGCTACCCGCATCGTCCAGCACGAGGTGGACCACTTGCAGGGCTGCCTGTTCGTTGGCAAAATGGACAGCAGGACATTCACAGACATCCACTGGGTGGAGGTGAATGACCAAAGCTTTCCTGTTGGGCCTGAGGCATATGAAGACCAAGAAGCAAAACCCGGCTGTGAGCTGGGCATGTCTTACTTGGCAGCAACTTGGTATTGGCTTGGATCTGACAGGAAGTGGTAA